One part of the Odontesthes bonariensis isolate fOdoBon6 chromosome 13, fOdoBon6.hap1, whole genome shotgun sequence genome encodes these proteins:
- the tmem265 gene encoding transmembrane protein 121 translates to MVPTPQVCVSTLVTVSTMAVVDLYLLEQSMLGARGLSGPSTWQYAAVLLGDVGFLLALRFVSAGVVSEARSPRRGFANALWFLFLSLLQLKLFFVCHNYRQERRPPDPLARKTLTLLLSICLPSLFLILTGADHMTPQRRKQEVRSRLLWVVVDLLDVLDLQAGLWEAQSGSTAGTGGVVEQKLPIWAEGLVFFYCYALLLLLPCVALTELGATGLPGQRGPRKEALYPWLSLVTINIFTLALRGTGMLWYRDPRVSTVFLGKNLLALAVKLSSAWERHKLERSAAEAGTVAGAEPGGSAVPSQNSEQEEGQAQGKAPPSHYHTLSRSQSHSLSHVSLEPTATPLGPSFISHEL, encoded by the coding sequence ATGGTGCCCACGCCCCAGGTGTGCGTATCAACCCTGGTCACGGTGAGCACAATGGCAGTGGTGGACCTCTACCTGCTGGAGCAGAGCATGCTTGGAGCTCGTGGTCTTTCAGGACCGAGCACGTGGCAGTATGCAGCGGTGCTGCTGGGTGACGTGGGCTTCCTGCTGGCACTGCGCTTTGTCTCAGCAGGCGTGGTTTCTGAGGCGCGGTCGCCACGGCGCGGTTTTGCCAACGCCCTCTGGTTCCTGTTCCTGTCCCTCCTCCAGCTGAAGCTCTTCTTTGTCTGCCACAACTACAGGCAGGAGCGCCGGCCGCCCGACCCGCTGGCCAGAAAGACGCTGACGCTGCTGTTGTCCATTTGCCTGCCGTCCCTCTTTCTCATCCTGACGGGCGCTGACCACATGACCCCGCAGCGCAGGAAGCAGGAGGTGCGGAGTCGGCTACTGTGGGTGGTGGTCGACCTGCTGGATGTGCTGGACCTGCAGGCGGGGCTGTGGGAAGCACAGAGTGGATCCACAGCGGGTACCGGAGGGGTAGTTGAGCAGAAACTGCCCATCTGGGCCGAGGGCCTGGTCTTCTTTTACTGCTACGCCctcttgctgctgctgccatGTGTGGCCCTCACAGAGCTGGGGGCCACTGGCCTGCCAGGACAGAGGGGACCCCGTAAAGAGGCTTTGTACCCTTGGCTTAGCTTGGTCACCATCAACATCTTCACCTTGGCCCTGAGGGGTACAGGCATGCTGTGGTACAGGGACCCTCGGGTGTCCACTGTGTTTCTGGGGAAAAATCTGCTGGCTCTTGCCGTGAAGCTGAGCTCAGCCTGGGAGAGACATAAGCTGGAACGCAGCGCTGCAGAAGCTGGGACTGTGGCTGGAGCGGAACCAGGAGGCTCCGCTGTGCCAAGTCAGAATTCAGAGCAGGAAGAGGGCCAAGCCCAGGGGAAAGCTCCTCCCTCTCATTATCACACACTGTCTCGCTCCCAAAGCCACAGTCTCTCCCACGTCAGCCTGGAGCCAACAGCAACGCCCCTGGGACCCTCTTTCATCTCCCACGAACTGTAG